In Puntigrus tetrazona isolate hp1 chromosome 18, ASM1883169v1, whole genome shotgun sequence, one genomic interval encodes:
- the LOC122362675 gene encoding uncharacterized protein K02A2.6-like — MKVCKSKTSFGELNFQGGARRKRGGQRMHYVSRDEKSTLASDEEGIYTVYSLQETEIPKVAPLTITLAINESNVPFEVDTGCSVTIMNSSNFVKLWEKDDIPELKTCSLNLKTYTGQVLTVLGSTQVEVAYNSTMKKLPVIVVPGTGPNLLGRGWIKELGINWEALHRIQEVEELTLPKVLSKYAELFKDELGELKGPPATIYVDKEAVPRFFKARPVPYAMTAKVEAEIECLLREHIIEPVKHSEWAAPVVPVLKPDNTVRLCGDYKLTVNRVSKLEQYPIPWIEDLFATLSGGQKFTNLDMSHAYHQIALDAESRKYVTVNTHKGLFTYRVLPFGVSSSPAIFQRTIEGVLQGLPHVAVFLDDILITGRNDKEHLQILGKVLDRLQEAGLRLKRSKCTFMEKEVQFFPIRCLMEVKDLLDLCHEH; from the exons ATGAAAGTATGTAAATCAAAAACTTCCTTTGGAGAATTAAACTTCCAAGGGGGCGCAAGACGTAAGAGGGGAGGACAGAGAATGCATTATGTGAGTAGAGATGAGAAAAGTACATTGGCATCTGATGAAGAAGGCATTTATACTGTGTACAGTTTGCAAGAAACAGAAATTCCGAAAGTAGCTCCACTGACCATCACGTTGGCTATTAACGAATCAAATGTACCGTTTGAAGTGGATACTGGCTGTAGTGTGACCATAATGAACAGCTCCAACTTTGTTAAATTGTGGGAAAAAGATGACATTCCTGAATTAAAGACATgttctttgaatttaaaaaccTATACGGGCCAAGTTTTAACTGTGTTGGGCTCTACACAAGTTGAAGTTGCATACAACAGCACAATGAAAAAGTTACCAGTCATAGTAGTACCCGGAACGGGGCCCAATTTATTGGGCAGAGGATGGATTAAAGAATTAGGCATAAATTGGGAGGCACTACATAGGATTCAAGAGGTGGAAGAATTAACTTTGCCTAAAGTCCTCAGTAAATATGCAGAGTTGTTTAAAGATGAATTGGGGGAGTTGAAGGGTCCACCGGCAACGATTTATGTGGATAAGGAAGCAGTCCCACGGTTTTTTAAAGCCAGACCAGTCCCTTATGCAATGACGGCAAAGGTAGAAGCAGAAATAGAATGCTTATTGAGAGAACACATCATAGAGCCTGTTAAACATTCTGAATGGGCTGCCCCTGTTGTACCCGTTCTAAAACCAGACAATACCGTACGTCTATGTGGTGACTACAAACTAACAGTGAACAGAGTTTCAAAGTTGGAACAGTATCCTATTCCTTGGATAGAGGATTTGTTTGCAACATTGTCAGGTGGACAAAAATTCACAAATTTGGATATGAGCCATGCTTATCACCAGATTGCATTAGATGCAGAGTCCAGAAAATATGTTACTGTGAATACCCATAAAGGGTTATTTACTTACCGTGTTTTACCTTTTGGAGTCTCTTCCAGCCCCGCCATCTTCCAGCGGACCATTGAAGGAGTACTGCAAGGCCTTCCCCATGTAGCAGTTTTCCTTGATGATATCCTAATAACTGGTCGGAATGACAAAGAACATCTCCAGATCCTTGGAAAGGTGTTGGACAGATTGCAGGAAGCCGGACTGCGATTGAAGCGAAGTAAATGTACCTTCATGGAAAAAGAG GTGCAGTTCTTTCCCATAAGATGCCTGATGGAAGTGAAAGACCTATTGGATTTATGTCACGAACACTGA
- the cd151l gene encoding CD151 antigen, like isoform X2 yields the protein MGANKEKNETCGTICLKYLLFTFNFLFWLAGGAVMAVGIWTLVEKSDYISLLSSKIYAISAYILIVAGVIVMVTGVLGCCATFKEQRRLLRVYFVLLLCIFLLEILAGVLAYIYYQQLNEELKENLKKTMVQKYHQPENEHVTKAVDKLQQEFKCCGSNNSSDWMESAWIRSREADGRSVPDSCCKSPVIVLCGRRAHPSNIYKVEWDM from the exons atggGGGCAAATAAAGAGAAGAATGAAACCTGTGGGACCATTTGCTTAAAATACCTGCTCTTCACCTTCAATTTTCTTTTCTGG ctggcAGGGGGTGCAGTGATGGCTGTGGGCATCTGGACGCTAGTTGAGAAGAGCGACTACATCAGTCTGCTGTCCTCAAAGATTTACGCTATCTCTGCCTATATACTCATCGTGGCTGGGGTGATTGTTATGGTAACGGGGGTTTTAGGCTGCTGTGCCACCTTCAAGGAGCAAAGACGACTTCTAAGAGTG TATTTCGTTTTACTGCTGTGTATTTTCCTGCTGGAGATCCTGGCTGGAGTTTTGGCCTACATTTATTACCAGCAG CTGAATGAGGAACTAAAGGAGAACCTGAAGAAGACTATGGTTCAGAAATATCATCAGCCTGAGAATGAGCATGTAACGAAGGCTGTGGACAAGCTACAACAGGAG TTCAAGTGCTGTGGCAGTAACAATTCATCTGATTGGATGGAGAGTGCTTGGATCCGCTCTCGCGAGGCTGATGGTCGGTCGGTCCCGGACAGCTGCTGTAAAAGCCCAGTCATTGTGCTCTGTGGTCGGAGAGCTCATCCCTCAAATATCTATAAAGTAGAG TGGGATATGTGA
- the cd151l gene encoding CD151 antigen, like isoform X1, which produces MGANKEKNETCGTICLKYLLFTFNFLFWLAGGAVMAVGIWTLVEKSDYISLLSSKIYAISAYILIVAGVIVMVTGVLGCCATFKEQRRLLRVYFVLLLCIFLLEILAGVLAYIYYQQLNEELKENLKKTMVQKYHQPENEHVTKAVDKLQQEFKCCGSNNSSDWMESAWIRSREADGRSVPDSCCKSPVIVLCGRRAHPSNIYKVEGGCITKLENFILNHLQIIGAVGVGIACVQIVGMFFTCCLYRSLKSEPY; this is translated from the exons atggGGGCAAATAAAGAGAAGAATGAAACCTGTGGGACCATTTGCTTAAAATACCTGCTCTTCACCTTCAATTTTCTTTTCTGG ctggcAGGGGGTGCAGTGATGGCTGTGGGCATCTGGACGCTAGTTGAGAAGAGCGACTACATCAGTCTGCTGTCCTCAAAGATTTACGCTATCTCTGCCTATATACTCATCGTGGCTGGGGTGATTGTTATGGTAACGGGGGTTTTAGGCTGCTGTGCCACCTTCAAGGAGCAAAGACGACTTCTAAGAGTG TATTTCGTTTTACTGCTGTGTATTTTCCTGCTGGAGATCCTGGCTGGAGTTTTGGCCTACATTTATTACCAGCAG CTGAATGAGGAACTAAAGGAGAACCTGAAGAAGACTATGGTTCAGAAATATCATCAGCCTGAGAATGAGCATGTAACGAAGGCTGTGGACAAGCTACAACAGGAG TTCAAGTGCTGTGGCAGTAACAATTCATCTGATTGGATGGAGAGTGCTTGGATCCGCTCTCGCGAGGCTGATGGTCGGTCGGTCCCGGACAGCTGCTGTAAAAGCCCAGTCATTGTGCTCTGTGGTCGGAGAGCTCATCCCTCAAATATCTATAAAGTAGAG ggTGGCTGCATCACAAAGCTGGAGAACTTCATTCTGAATCACCTACAGATCATTGGTGCAGTCGGCGTGGGCATAGCTTGTGTGCAG ATTGTCGGCATGTTTTTCACCTGCTGTCTGTACAGGAGTCTGAAATCAGAGCCATACTGA